The nucleotide sequence CAAGGAACTGCAGACTCGGAGCGGGCAAGAGGAATCTATCCGAATCGCGCTCGCCGAGCGCGATTCGGATAGATTCCTAGCTCGATTTGCCGCCGCTCATACCTCAAACTGCCAAGTGTTTCTCTGCAATCCGGGTTGGGGCGATCGCGAATGGAGCCAAATGCAGGAAATCGTGCAACCTCATTGGATTTGGGGGGAATGCCAGCTTGAGGTTGCTATCGAATCTAGGGCAGTGGGAACCGATCTGCCTGGGAACGCGATCGCGATTCCCACAGGCGGCACCTCGGGCCAGCTCAAATTCGCAATGCATACCTGGTCCGGCTTGAGCTCGGCTGCAATCGGATTTCAACAGCATTTCGGTGTATCGCAGGTCAACTCGGTTTGTACGCTGCCGCTGTTTCACGTCAGCGGTTTGATGCAGTTCGTCCGATCGCTCCTCACGGGCGGTCAACTGGCGATCGCCTCCTCCTCAGATTTTCTGGGCGGGAACTGCCTGGATCTGGATCCAGAAGGCTGGTTTATCTCGCTGGTTCCCACTCAATTGCAGCGATCGCTCTCCCACCCAGACCTCGTTCGCTGGCTCAGCCGCTGTCGAGCCGTCCTCTTGGGCGGAGCCCCTGCTTGGCCACAATTGCTCTCCCGCGCCCGCAGCCTCAACCTCCCCCTCGCCCCCACCTACGGCACCACCGAAACCGCCGCCCAAGTCGCCACCCTCAAACCTGCAGATTTTCTCGCAGGCCAGCAAGGCTGCGCCCAGATCTTGCCCCACGTTCAACTCAGCATTCTGGATGAGGACGATCGCCCTCTCCCCCCCAATCGCCCCGGACGAATCGCGATCGCCTCCCCCTGCCTTGCTTTGGGTTACTATCCCGACCGGTTTCAGCCCGATCGCCTCTGGAGCCCGCAGGACATCGGCTATCTCGATGGAGACGGTTACCTGCACGTCTTAGGTCGCAGCAGCGATACCATTTTGAGCGGCGGCGAAAATGTCTACCCGCTGGAGGTCGAAGCTGCTCTTCGCGCCACAGGCCGAGTACGAGATGTCGCAGTTACGGGAGTTGCCGACGCGGAATGGGGAGAGGCGATCGCGGCGATCTGCGTGTTAGCGGATCGAACGGCCGATTGGCACAGCCTCAAAATGGCTCTGGACGGTCAACTAGCCCATTACAAACATCCCAGGCGCTGGCTGGCAGTGGCGGAACTGCCTCGCAACAATCGCGGCAAACTGGATCGCCGCCAACTGCAAGCCCTAGCCCGCAACGCTCGCCCCCTCTAGCGATCGCTCCAACTCATCAACCATGCCTGTATCGAATCTGGCAGAGGAACGCGACTGCGGTTATTAGGGTCGATCGCCATATGCCGGGTCTCAGCCCTCACTGTTACTCGTTCCCAATCCCCCTCGGGATAGAGCTCGTAGGCGATCGCAAAGCTACTCTCAGACAGCGATTGAGGTCTTAACTGCACTCTATACACTTCGCCGCAATACATCGGCTGAAAGTAATTCGCTTCAGCATGCACGATCGGAACTGCAATGCCGCCACGACTGAAATACTGTCGCAGCTCAATGCCTGTTGTGGCTAGCGATGCTTCATATGCTTCATGGCAGATTGACAAGACAGCAGCAAAATATACAACTCCAGCGGCGTCCGTATCTCCAAACCGAATGGTGCGACAGTATTCGAATCTCATCTTGCCATTGTTACTGGTTTGTGCTCGTTAGAGCTGCCCATTTGAAATTGACTCTCAGCCTTTCCCCGTAAGGCTTCCATCGCTTGAGATTCCTCGAGTTCGCTCTCGATCCCCATTCTCTCCAAAACGATCCCCGACGATCCCCACCCCTTGACCAATTGGAATTGCCTGTGCATTATTGTAGATATCTTAAGCGATCCCGATCGATCCCCTGACGGCGATTGCTGAGAAGGGCGCGAGCTCTACAAGCTCTTACCCTCGCTAATTTGCAATTTTTTCCATTGGTTTTCATTGCCAACCATTGTTGTTTACTCCTCTTGCAATTGCAATTTTTATCTCAATGAAGTCCCGCTAAGGTATTTCCCGCACCATGAGCACAGAACGTCCCCCATTAGAAGCGATGACACTGCGCGAACTGCGCGTCATCGCCTCCAAATACTCCGTCTCTCGCTACAGCCGCATGCGCAAAGAAGAACTGCTGCAAGCCATCCAAGATGCCGAAGCTAAGTTCTCGACCTCTAACAGTCAAGTGGCCGAGCCTGTCAGCCAAGATACCGTGTCTGCCAGCAAATTTAGCGTTGGTGGTGTGATGGATCCCGTCACTTTATCCGATGTCGATGCCGATCTGGGCGAACTCCCCGGCGGATACGGCACGAGCCGCATTGTTCTGCTGCCTCGCGATCCTCAATGGGCCTACACCTATTGGGATATCCCCAACGAGCACAAAGAAGACTTGCGCCGCCAAGGGGGGCAGCAATTGGCGCTGCGCATGTACGATGTCACCGACCTCGACTTCTACAGCCAGGGCTACCATAACTTGCAGGAGTATCCCTGCGATGAGCTGGCCCGCGAGTGGTATTTGCCCATTCCCGTCAGCGATCGCTCTTACATCGTAGAAATTGGCTATCGTTGCGCCGACGGTCGCTGGCTGAAGTTGGCCACCTCTGCTGCCGTAACCATTCCTCCCACCTACCCCTCCGACTGGATCGAAGACATCTTTGTTACCGTGCCGTTTGACATGGACCTCAACGGCAAGACCATCTACAAGCTGCGCGAGCCCTACAAGCGCGCTGCCGGTATGGGGGCATTCGGTCCCGACGAGGCCTCTGTGACTGCCGCAACCTTCAAACATGCTGGCGGTCTCGACAGTCAGCATGTCGCCGGTTCTCTCTTCGGCAGCCGACAGATGGTGCCTGAAGAAACTGTCAGCTCTTTTGTCTTCCCCTCTGGTGCAGGCATGGCTGCTGCTGCGCCGTGGATGGCTTCCGGCTCTGGCTTGGGCCTGTTCTCGGGCGCATCCGAATCGCTGCCCCAGCGCTCCCGCAAGTTCTGGTTGGTGGCTGATGCCGAGCTGATTGTTTACGGTGCTACCGAGCCCGACGCCACTGTGACCGTTGCCGGCCGCAAGATCGAGCTGAATCCCGATGGTACTTTCCGCTTCCACATGGCTTTCCCGGATGGCAACATCGACTTCCCCATCTTTGCTGTCGCTGCCGATGGCGAGCAAAACCGCGAGATCCACCTGACCTTCGATCGCGACACTCTCTCCCGTCGCACCAATACCAAAGCAGAAGCTGTCGAGGAGTTCTTTTAAATCAAGGGAACTGGTTTTGGCAAGGCAGTCAGGATTTCAGGTCAATACCGCGAATGTGATTTGAGACTGACTGCACCTGTATCGCACCAGTTGCATTGAGGTGATGAACGATTGGGCAAGCGCTGGCGAGTTCGCGACTCGAATAGCGCTTGCTCCTGCGTATTCGAACGTCTTTAGAGATTGAATTGGATTAGAGGTTGTTATGTCCCAAGGCTATTTCGCGCTGGTCCTGCACGCTCACTTACCCTTCGTTCGCCATCCCGAACAAGATTTTGTCTTGGAAGAGGATTGGTTATTCGAGGCCATTACGGAAACCTATGCACCCCTACTACTCATGTTTGAGGGGTTAGAGCGGGATGGGGTTGATTTTCGCCTGACCATGTCGATGACGCCACCCTTAGTGTCAATGCTCCGGGACCCAGTCCTGCAAGACCGCTATGACGAGTATCTCAGCAAACTAGAAGAACTAGCACAGCTAGAAGCAGAGCGCAATCTCACCAACGGGCATATCAAATATCTGGCAGAGTTTTATGTCGACGAATTTCATAAAGTTCGCGACCTGTGGGAGCGCTACGATCGCGATCTCATCTCCGCCTTCAAAAAATTCCAAGACGCCGGCAACCTCGAAATCATCACCTGCGGAGCCACCCACGGCTACCTGCCCCTCATGCAGATGTATCCCGAGGCTGTCTGGGCTCAGTTAGAAGTGGCTTGCCAGAGCTACAACGAGCACTTCGGCTGCTGGCCCCGAGGCATCTGGCTGCCCGAATGTGCCTACTATCCCGGCCTAGAGCGCATGATCGCCGATGTGGGTCTGCGCTATCTGATTACCGACGGCCACGGTATTTTGTATGCTAAACCCCGCCCCAAATTCGGCACCTACGCCCCCATCGTCACCGAGACAGGAGTCGCGGTCTTCGGGCGCGATCACGAATCCTCTCAGCAGGTGTGGTCGGCTCAGGTGGGCTATCCCGGCGATCCGGTCTACCGAGAGTTCTATAAAGATCTGGGTTTTGAGGCCGATTACGAGTACATCAAGCCTTACATCATGCCTAATGGCCAGCGCAAGAATACGGGCATCAAGTATCACAAAATCACCGGTCGCGGCTTGGACCTGGGCGAGAAAGGACTTTACGATCCCTATTGGGCGCGGGAAAAGGCGGCAGAACACGCCAGCAACTTTATGTTCAACCGCGAGCGCCAAATCGAGAATTTAGCTGGGGTGATGGGGCGTCCGCCCATTGTGGTATCTCCCTACGACGCCGAGCTATTCGGTCACTGGTGGTTTGAAGGGCCGTGGTTTATCGACTATTTCATCCGCAAGAGCTACTACGACCAAAATACTTTCCGCATGACTCACTTAGCCGAGTATCTGCGGGAGAATCCCACTCAGCAGGTTTGCCGACCAGCCCAATCCAGTTGGGGGGCGCGAGGTTTCCACGAATATTGGCTCAATGACACCAATGCGTGGGTGTATCCCCACCTGCACAAGGCTGCCGAGCGCATGATCGAGCTGAGCCATCGCGAACCTGCTGACGAAGTCGAATGGCGCGCCCTCAACCAAGCGGCCAGGGAGTTACTGCTGGCCCAATCTTCTGACTGGGCCTTCATTATGAAGACGGGCACAATGGTTCCCTATGCCATTCGCCGCACGCGATCGCACCTACTGCGATTCAACCGCCTCTACGATTCCCTCAATGCTGGCAAGATTGACGAGCAGTGGTTGGAAGGTGTGGAATATATGGACAATATTTTCCCCGAAATAAACTACCGTACCTATCGCCCTTTAGGGGCAGCACTGTCAGCCGGCAATGGGGAATGACCATTCAATCCTGTCAGCATCCCACTGTTTGAGTAATTGCTGAGCTTGTGGAGGCGTGACTTTGACAATGTGGCTCTCTTCTTGAAGCTAGGCGATCGCCAATTCCGTCAAACAGCCGTCACTCAACCGCCACTGCACATCTGCAATCCCCCGCATGGATTCGGGATCGTGGGTGACCGCCAAAATGGACCAATTCTTTTTCAGCCGCGCCAACAAATCCACAACCTGGCGGGTAACCGACCAGTCTAAGCCCGCTGTCGGTTCGTCTAGCAACAACAGAGCAGGACTGCGAATCAGCTGCACCGCCAGCGCCAAGCGCCGCTGCTGACCGCCACTCAGGTCGAGAGGCGATCGCTCTAGCGGGAGCTCCTCCAACCCCACCAACTCCAACACCCGCTCCACATCTGCCAGTTGCAGTTCGGGATGCCCAAATCGCAGTTCCTCCACCACCGTAAACCCGCAAAAATGCCGCTCTGGAAACTGAAAGACCAACCCCGCTAATTTCCGCAACTGAGCCGGTGCCAGCCCCTTATCCTGCCAGCGAATCTCCCCTTGGGTGGGCCGTGCCAAGCCTGCCAGCATCTCCAATAGCGTACTTTTACCTGCCCCACTCGCTCCCACGATCGCCCCTAATTGACGAGGGGGCAACTGCAGCGAAACCTCCCGCAAGATCGGTTCGGGGGCGGCAGCGGGATGATAGGTGAGGCGGTCGATCGCAAACATGTAGCGCGAGTGGAGAATAGCAGTGGGATATCTCCGATACTCTAGCGGAGAACTTCCCGTCGCATCCACTGCCAGCAACCGTAATGATTGTTGACAGTTCGCGAGGTGCTTCTTGGTAGAAGCATTTGATACAGTTCAAATCAGGGTGAGACCGTCCCATCTGTTATCGATCGAACCCAATGCTCGAATGGGGACACTAGCCATACAGGAAACTCTCCGAACATAGGCTGCCCCGAGCTGCCTGAATTGCAACAGCACGTTTGCACTCGGCGGCTCAATCTCTTTGTGACCTGCCAGAGGTGGTAATGCTGAACCTTCGCGATCGCTTCTTTTCCTTTACTCATCCCCATTTAGTGCAGACCTGTGCGATCGCACTGGGGACCGCCCTCCTCCTGCAGGCTCCTGCCGCTCGGGCCAGCGATCCCTTCCGGGTCGGCAGCGAGGCACGCCCAATGCCTCCAGAAGTTTCCACAGCGATAGACACCTACTTTTGCGAGGGCAATTACACCCACTTGCCCGCCCAGTTGGATGCGGCAGAGACGGCAGTCCCCAATGAACCGATGGTGTATCTAGCCAGAGCGGCATACGCTTACATTCAAGAAGACTACGAGGCCATTCCCCCAATGGTGGATAAAACTCTGCAGGTATCCACCGCCCTCGAGGCGAGCGATCCCATCCGCAGCCACATCTACGCTGGGGTGAGTTACGGCATGAGAGCCGGCCATCGGGTGGTGGAGGACGGCATCGCTCTGGGCTTGCCTCGTGCCCTGCCCGATGTCAACAAAATGTTTGGCGAATTGCGGGCCGCCCGCCGCATCGACCCCAATGACCCGGAATTGAATCTGGTGAGTGGGTTTATCGATTTGCTGCTGACGCGACACGAGGAGGCGATCGAGCAATTCGAGCGGGTGAACTATCCCCCCCATCTGGCCTACCGCGCTCAGGCGCTGGCTTTTCGCGACATGGGCAACGACGAGGAAGCTTTAGAAAGGGTGGATCTCGCTATCGCCACCGGCTGCGACAACCCCGAGCTGTACTATCTCAAAGCTCAAATTCTGCGCAAATTGCAAGAGCATCAGGCGAGTTTGGATTGGTTCGATCGAGCCCTCGCCTATTCCGACCAACTCCCCGAGCCTGTGATCGAGCAAATTCAATACGAACGCGGTCGCACCAACAGACATTTTCAGCGTTTGCAGCAACAGGCTGCAGCTTCGAGCGAAACTTAGCGACTGAGGGGCTTGCATCCCCGGAGATTGGAAGCTGCCTCGAACTGAAGGTCAGTCGGCTACAGGCAAAGTTCCAATCCTCTCCCGGCCCGAAGGCCGGAAGCTGCAATTCCCATGCATCGCAATCAAGAAAATGCTTGTCTGGTTCAATCCTCTCCCGGCCTTCGGGCCGGAAGCTGCATTTGTACTGATGTGATGACTCGATGCGATCGCGAGTCGTACCAACAAGATGGCTTGCAAGGCAAATCAAAAACTTATTCGACCCACATCGAGTTGCAGGTGGAACTGTCGATCAAATGTCATTAGCAAAGATCGACAGATCTATAGGGGGGCGATCGTCGGAAAACTCGGCGACCAGTCGCAAATGACCGCCTGCCGCGACGATATACTCTCGTAATGTCGAGATCAGGCATTCGCGCTGTTTGTCCAGTCGCGAGCCACTGTCTTGGTTCATATCTAAGATGGTGTCTATCTCTGGTTGACTGAGACCTAGGGATTCTCGCAACTGTTGTAACGCCATTTCCCGCGCAATCAGTTCTTCCGTACGTTGCTCGATCCGCGCGCGCCGCTCCTCCGGTAGTTGCGCCAAGATGTCCTCAAAGGGTGTGGTGATTGGCTCGCCCATTATTAACGATCCCTCCGCAAAGTTGCCAAATACTCGTCAAACCTCACATCTGCCGTCGCAATCAACCGTTGGTAAAATCGCTTCTCGCTCGTACCAGATTTATTCCCAGCAACCAAAAGAACGGCTCGTCTCTCAGGGTCGAACGCGAAGGCAACACGCCACACACCGCCAGCAGCTTTGAAACGCAACTCTTTCATGTTCGAGTGCTTTGAGCCTTTGAGCGTATCGACCCGAGGCCGACCTAGCTGCGGACCTGCAAACTTTAAGAAACCAACAGACACCAGTATCTCATCCTGAACCCCCTCCGCGAATTCGGCAAATTCAGCTTTGAACACTCTGTGAAAGAGAACAGTCCAACCGTTACTCATAGTATGGCTGCAAAAAGATATAGCCTTCGGCTCGTCACAGTATTAGCTCTAAAGGATCGTACGCGATAGGGCGATCGCCAAGCGCAATCCCCTTAAGTTCTCGGTCGTAACCACCCCTCCACAACCACAGCCCCGGCACAATTTCCCCACGGCTATCTTCAGCCTTTTGAAACTCGTATAGCACGATGACACTACCCACCAGGTTGTGCAGCTTGCGACAGCGGCTTGGCTTGCGCGCAAACAGACTCTCGAAGAGTTGAACTGTCGTCGTCACCACCAGCGGGGCATCCCAGTTCTGGGTCGCTAGGCGGGCCGCCGCATATTCCCGTCGAGCGTTTTCCTCGTAAGTCTCTTCGCGCAGCGTTCTCGTTGGGGTTCCGTCGTTGCGTCGCCTTTCCCCTTCAAACTGGGCAGCACTGTGGTGTTCTAAGACAGTGCGACTCCCCAGCGACTCGAAAATCTCGCGGTACACTCCAACCGTCTGCTCGATGATGCTGGTATAGGGTACGGCTACAATGACGCGATCGAGATGGTGCGCGACCGCATGTCGCACTGCAAACGCCAAGCCGCTGCGAGTTTTGCCACCCCCCGTCGGCACGCACAGACGAAAGATTCCCGGAGCTTGACCTGCTGCCTCCACACAATTGCGATAAACCTCGGCCCTTACTCGGTTTACCATCGTGTCTCGATCTTTAACCTCGGCCATCAGTGCCTGCTGCGATCGCTCTAGCAGGGGCCAAAGCCGATCGATGGTCGTGGAATGCTCGCGCAGCTCGGCTTGCTCCGGATCGAAATGCCGTTCCGTATCGAGAGAATCGGCATCCACCAGACAGGAAAACAGCAAGCGCAGGAACAGTTCCCAGCCCAGAGCATCTTCAGCCTCTGGCAATCCAGTCTGCAGTAAGTTGTCAGCGACTGCGAGGGGAATACCTTCTGATACGGCATTTTGACAGGCTGCTGCAAACGACGCAGAAAGTTTCGGATCGTTCAATTGATCTAGCTTAGAAGGTTCAGGCAGTCCGGCATGGTGGCCGTAGATGAGACAGGCCAGTGGCTCGCAAATCTCTGCCGCCAGCATGGCCCCCTGCACGGCGTGGGGGACTGACTTCGAGGGAGCGCGATCGCCCGATTGGGATGCTCGGTGGCAGCGTTTTAGGTAGCTCTGAAAGTCAGGATTGTATTTCCCCAGGTCGTGCCAGAGCCCTGCATAGTATCCCAAACGCGAGCAATTCAACTTTTCCGCATTTGACGAAGCTCTTTGGGCAACACTGATGAGGTGTTCTTTCAGGCTATGCCATTGACCAATCGTATTGGGGGTATGTGCTGACGCAAAAGGAGTCAATTATTTTGAAACCTGAAGATTAACAGTATATTTTTTCGTTATAGTTCCTACATGAGAGGACTTATGCAGTTCAACTCGGCTGAGGTGCGAGTGATGTGGAACCGATCGCAGATAAAGAGCGATCGCGCCAACCAGTTAAGCTCTAAGAAACTGAGTGCATTCCGACATGACCCCCGAGATCCGAGAAGAATTGGACAGGCTGGAAAGAATCGCCTCACTCAATCTCCAGACGAGCACCAACAATCTCGAAGCGATCGCCCGACAGAGCGAGCAAATTGCCCAACAGGGCGAGCAAATTGCCCAACAGGGCAGGCAAGTTGCCCAACAGGGCGAGCAAATCGGCCAATTACGAGAGGCCCAGCAGCAATCGCAAAGGCAGATTGACGCACTGGCCGAATCAACCGCCCAGCTCAAACAAGCCGTGGATTACCTGCTGAGTCAGGATTGAGTCGTGGGGCGATCGCTTGCGCTCGAAATGCGGATAACCGCCAGTCCCCTGCCCAGAAGCCTGCTAATCCACTTACACTAAAGAAAAGCCACAGAAGCAAACGCCTCATGATCCCCACAGTTATCGAACAGTCGGCTCGCGGCGAACGGGCATTTGACATTTACTCTCGCCTCCTGCGCGAGCGCATCATCTTTTTAGGGACTGATGTCTCCGATGCCAGCGCCAACCTGATCGTGGCCCAAATGCTCTACCTCGAATCTGACGACCCCGAAAAAGATATCTTCCTCTACATCAATTCCCCTGGCGGTTCGGTTTATTCGGGCATGGCAATCTACGACACCATGCAGCACATCCAACCCGATGTCTCCACCATTTGCGTCGGTCTGGCTGCCAGCATGGGAGCCTTTTTGCTCGCCGCTGGAGCCAAAGGCAAGCGTATGGCTTTACCCCACGCCCGCATCATGATTCACCAACCCCTCGGCGGCGCTCAAGGTCAAGCCACAGACATCGAGATTCAGGCGAAAGAAATTCTCTACATCAAAGAGAATCTCAACGGCCTGCTCGTACACCACACCGGTCAGCCCATCGAACGCATCGAGCAAGATACCGATCGCGACTTTTTCATGTCCCCCGAAGAAGCCCGCGAGTACGGCCTGGTCGATCGCGTCGTCACCAAACGCCCCAAACCGGAACTCACTGCGGTTTAACCAGCCAAATCTGTCGAAAGTCAGTGCGCACTTCTATAGAGCGCTTGCCGCACTTTATTCCATCGCGGCAAGCGCTCTGTTTTCAGTTAGCGATCGAAACGCGGCTTGCAAGTAGCAACCGGTCGCGAAGGCTGCCGGACTTCACGAGATTGTAAATTCATTCGATCTGAAGTAGCTCGGTTCATTTTGGAAAGCTAGGGTAGTGTTTATCGCTTTCAGCTCGTCAGCTCTATGGATCGAGTTCTCTCCGTTCAGCCAGTAGAATATTTTACTCAGCGGGTTCAGCCCCTCGTGGAATTGGTGTATGCAGAGTTAGGGGTAGATGTGGACGCCCTGTGCGATCGCATTTACGACCTCCTCGAACCCCACCTGGCAGCAACAGCGGTTGAACCTGTGGAACGTTGGAGTCAGGACGATGTGCTGCTGATTACCTATGGGAATAGCATCAGCGATCGCGGGCAGGGAAAACCGTTGCACACCTTGTATCGATTTTTAAGCGACTACCTGTTGGGGACGGTGACAGGAGTTCACATCTTGCCCTTTTTCCCCTATAGCTCGGATGACGGATTCGCCGTCATCGACTACAGGCAAGTCAGTCCCGAGTTAGGCGATTGGGAAGATATTCGCCAGATCGCGGGCCAGTTCGATTTGATGGTGGATCTCGTCATCAATCACGTCTCCAGCCAAAGTGAGTGGTTCCAGCAATTGACTTGCGGACAAGCTCCAGGGTGCGACTACTTCATCGCCGTTGCCCCCGACACCGATCTGTCGGAAGTGGTGCGCCCTCGCAACACGCCCCTGCTGCGGCCCGTGGAAACGCCTCAGGGCCAGCAGCACGTCTGGGCGACCTTCAGCCACGACCAGATCGACCTCAACTTTAGCAATCCCGACGTATTGCTCGAATGTATCCGCATTCTCATCCATTATTTGAATGCAGGCACCCGCATCCTCCGCCTCGACGCGATCGGTTATCTGTGGAAGGCGATCGGCACCCCCTGCATCCACCTGCCCAAGACTCACGCCCTGGTCAAGCTCATCCGCGAAATTCTCTATTTATTGC is from Synechococcus sp. PCC 7336 and encodes:
- a CDS encoding DUF4912 domain-containing protein, with amino-acid sequence MSTERPPLEAMTLRELRVIASKYSVSRYSRMRKEELLQAIQDAEAKFSTSNSQVAEPVSQDTVSASKFSVGGVMDPVTLSDVDADLGELPGGYGTSRIVLLPRDPQWAYTYWDIPNEHKEDLRRQGGQQLALRMYDVTDLDFYSQGYHNLQEYPCDELAREWYLPIPVSDRSYIVEIGYRCADGRWLKLATSAAVTIPPTYPSDWIEDIFVTVPFDMDLNGKTIYKLREPYKRAAGMGAFGPDEASVTAATFKHAGGLDSQHVAGSLFGSRQMVPEETVSSFVFPSGAGMAAAAPWMASGSGLGLFSGASESLPQRSRKFWLVADAELIVYGATEPDATVTVAGRKIELNPDGTFRFHMAFPDGNIDFPIFAVAADGEQNREIHLTFDRDTLSRRTNTKAEAVEEFF
- a CDS encoding CRISPR-associated endonuclease Cas3'', which gives rise to MTPFASAHTPNTIGQWHSLKEHLISVAQRASSNAEKLNCSRLGYYAGLWHDLGKYNPDFQSYLKRCHRASQSGDRAPSKSVPHAVQGAMLAAEICEPLACLIYGHHAGLPEPSKLDQLNDPKLSASFAAACQNAVSEGIPLAVADNLLQTGLPEAEDALGWELFLRLLFSCLVDADSLDTERHFDPEQAELREHSTTIDRLWPLLERSQQALMAEVKDRDTMVNRVRAEVYRNCVEAAGQAPGIFRLCVPTGGGKTRSGLAFAVRHAVAHHLDRVIVAVPYTSIIEQTVGVYREIFESLGSRTVLEHHSAAQFEGERRRNDGTPTRTLREETYEENARREYAAARLATQNWDAPLVVTTTVQLFESLFARKPSRCRKLHNLVGSVIVLYEFQKAEDSRGEIVPGLWLWRGGYDRELKGIALGDRPIAYDPLELIL
- a CDS encoding Sll0314/Alr1548 family TPR repeat-containing protein, which produces MLNLRDRFFSFTHPHLVQTCAIALGTALLLQAPAARASDPFRVGSEARPMPPEVSTAIDTYFCEGNYTHLPAQLDAAETAVPNEPMVYLARAAYAYIQEDYEAIPPMVDKTLQVSTALEASDPIRSHIYAGVSYGMRAGHRVVEDGIALGLPRALPDVNKMFGELRAARRIDPNDPELNLVSGFIDLLLTRHEEAIEQFERVNYPPHLAYRAQALAFRDMGNDEEALERVDLAIATGCDNPELYYLKAQILRKLQEHQASLDWFDRALAYSDQLPEPVIEQIQYERGRTNRHFQRLQQQAAASSET
- a CDS encoding ABC transporter ATP-binding protein, encoding MFAIDRLTYHPAAAPEPILREVSLQLPPRQLGAIVGASGAGKSTLLEMLAGLARPTQGEIRWQDKGLAPAQLRKLAGLVFQFPERHFCGFTVVEELRFGHPELQLADVERVLELVGLEELPLERSPLDLSGGQQRRLALAVQLIRSPALLLLDEPTAGLDWSVTRQVVDLLARLKKNWSILAVTHDPESMRGIADVQWRLSDGCLTELAIA
- the clpP gene encoding ATP-dependent Clp endopeptidase proteolytic subunit ClpP, with translation MACARNADNRQSPAQKPANPLTLKKSHRSKRLMIPTVIEQSARGERAFDIYSRLLRERIIFLGTDVSDASANLIVAQMLYLESDDPEKDIFLYINSPGGSVYSGMAIYDTMQHIQPDVSTICVGLAASMGAFLLAAGAKGKRMALPHARIMIHQPLGGAQGQATDIEIQAKEILYIKENLNGLLVHHTGQPIERIEQDTDRDFFMSPEEAREYGLVDRVVTKRPKPELTAV
- a CDS encoding type II toxin-antitoxin system RelE/ParE family toxin, producing the protein MSNGWTVLFHRVFKAEFAEFAEGVQDEILVSVGFLKFAGPQLGRPRVDTLKGSKHSNMKELRFKAAGGVWRVAFAFDPERRAVLLVAGNKSGTSEKRFYQRLIATADVRFDEYLATLRRDR
- a CDS encoding AMP-binding protein, producing MAIDLLSLLQQRSGGVWLASGGGDRFEQLFWKSRKELQTRSGQEESIRIALAERDSDRFLARFAAAHTSNCQVFLCNPGWGDREWSQMQEIVQPHWIWGECQLEVAIESRAVGTDLPGNAIAIPTGGTSGQLKFAMHTWSGLSSAAIGFQQHFGVSQVNSVCTLPLFHVSGLMQFVRSLLTGGQLAIASSSDFLGGNCLDLDPEGWFISLVPTQLQRSLSHPDLVRWLSRCRAVLLGGAPAWPQLLSRARSLNLPLAPTYGTTETAAQVATLKPADFLAGQQGCAQILPHVQLSILDEDDRPLPPNRPGRIAIASPCLALGYYPDRFQPDRLWSPQDIGYLDGDGYLHVLGRSSDTILSGGENVYPLEVEAALRATGRVRDVAVTGVADAEWGEAIAAICVLADRTADWHSLKMALDGQLAHYKHPRRWLAVAELPRNNRGKLDRRQLQALARNARPL
- a CDS encoding glycoside hydrolase family 57 protein; translated protein: MSQGYFALVLHAHLPFVRHPEQDFVLEEDWLFEAITETYAPLLLMFEGLERDGVDFRLTMSMTPPLVSMLRDPVLQDRYDEYLSKLEELAQLEAERNLTNGHIKYLAEFYVDEFHKVRDLWERYDRDLISAFKKFQDAGNLEIITCGATHGYLPLMQMYPEAVWAQLEVACQSYNEHFGCWPRGIWLPECAYYPGLERMIADVGLRYLITDGHGILYAKPRPKFGTYAPIVTETGVAVFGRDHESSQQVWSAQVGYPGDPVYREFYKDLGFEADYEYIKPYIMPNGQRKNTGIKYHKITGRGLDLGEKGLYDPYWAREKAAEHASNFMFNRERQIENLAGVMGRPPIVVSPYDAELFGHWWFEGPWFIDYFIRKSYYDQNTFRMTHLAEYLRENPTQQVCRPAQSSWGARGFHEYWLNDTNAWVYPHLHKAAERMIELSHREPADEVEWRALNQAARELLLAQSSDWAFIMKTGTMVPYAIRRTRSHLLRFNRLYDSLNAGKIDEQWLEGVEYMDNIFPEINYRTYRPLGAALSAGNGE
- a CDS encoding XRE family transcriptional regulator produces the protein MGEPITTPFEDILAQLPEERRARIEQRTEELIAREMALQQLRESLGLSQPEIDTILDMNQDSGSRLDKQRECLISTLREYIVAAGGHLRLVAEFSDDRPPIDLSIFANDI
- a CDS encoding thioesterase family protein, coding for MRFEYCRTIRFGDTDAAGVVYFAAVLSICHEAYEASLATTGIELRQYFSRGGIAVPIVHAEANYFQPMYCGEVYRVQLRPQSLSESSFAIAYELYPEGDWERVTVRAETRHMAIDPNNRSRVPLPDSIQAWLMSWSDR